Proteins from one Pelosinus sp. IPA-1 genomic window:
- the mnmH gene encoding tRNA 2-selenouridine(34) synthase MnmH yields the protein MYKVISIQDSLQLPNRLFIDVRTPKEFAEGHLPGALNIPIFSNDERASVGTLYKQVSVDAAKQLGLEIVSPKLPDIIKTITAYAKNHQIVIYCWRGGMRSKSIANILDMLNVSVCQLAGGYKSYRRYVLDHLESFDLKPQVLVLHGATGVGKTTMLNKLSSQGIPTINLEELANHRGSVFGQIGLGNSTPMPMFETAILNLLEEFNNEPYFIVECESNRIGNVYIPKVLYQRMQSGKKILVHASIPTRVQRLIAEYSTNDSIDKAKIQQGIQAISKNLGKKKTAFLLECLTNNHIEELVTTLLTDYYDLLYGFESPKNVAYDAIINAENLDQATAEFVAMVQNLK from the coding sequence TTGTACAAAGTAATTTCTATCCAAGATTCATTACAATTGCCTAATCGATTGTTTATTGATGTCCGTACACCAAAGGAATTTGCGGAAGGGCATTTACCTGGAGCATTGAATATTCCTATATTCTCTAATGATGAACGAGCCTCAGTTGGTACATTGTATAAACAAGTTAGTGTTGATGCTGCTAAACAACTAGGGTTAGAAATTGTATCACCTAAATTGCCCGATATAATAAAAACCATCACAGCTTATGCAAAAAATCATCAAATTGTTATATATTGCTGGCGTGGCGGAATGCGTTCTAAGTCCATTGCCAACATTTTGGACATGCTAAATGTTTCAGTATGTCAATTGGCTGGAGGCTATAAATCATATCGCCGTTATGTTCTGGATCACTTGGAATCATTTGATCTAAAGCCTCAGGTTTTGGTACTGCATGGTGCCACTGGAGTTGGAAAAACAACAATGCTCAATAAATTGTCATCACAAGGAATCCCAACAATTAATTTAGAGGAACTTGCCAATCACCGCGGTTCTGTCTTTGGACAAATTGGCCTCGGCAATAGCACACCAATGCCTATGTTTGAAACTGCAATTTTAAATCTTTTAGAAGAATTCAACAATGAACCTTACTTCATTGTTGAATGCGAAAGCAATCGAATCGGCAATGTCTATATACCTAAAGTTTTATATCAACGTATGCAGTCAGGCAAAAAAATACTTGTTCACGCTAGTATTCCAACAAGGGTGCAGCGATTAATTGCCGAGTATAGTACCAATGATTCTATTGATAAAGCAAAAATACAGCAGGGCATTCAGGCTATTTCGAAAAATTTAGGTAAGAAAAAAACGGCATTCTTACTGGAATGCCTCACAAATAACCATATTGAAGAATTAGTTACCACTTTGCTCACGGATTACTATGATCTTTTGTATGGATTTGAAAGTCCAAAGAACGTTGCCTATGATGCAATTATCAATGCTGAGAACCTAGATCAGGCAACAGCAGAATTTGTGGCTATGGTGCAAAACTTAAAGTAA
- a CDS encoding DMT family transporter, translated as MDISGNLLALSLAFISGILMAVQGSLNTGLSKVVGLLETTFIVHITGTILLLILLFAFHMGKGNLSLLSEAPWYVYLGGVVGVGIIYLVAASIPQVGVANATTAIIIGQVLTAIVIDHFGAFGLTQMAYGWNQIVGLILLAIGGKLLLS; from the coding sequence TTGGATATATCAGGGAACTTACTTGCATTATCATTGGCATTTATCTCGGGTATTCTTATGGCAGTACAAGGATCACTCAATACTGGGCTAAGTAAAGTCGTTGGCCTCTTAGAGACAACATTTATTGTACATATTACAGGGACGATCTTGCTACTAATACTACTTTTTGCTTTCCATATGGGAAAAGGCAATTTATCTCTTTTAAGTGAAGCACCTTGGTATGTTTACTTAGGTGGAGTGGTTGGTGTAGGTATTATTTATTTGGTGGCTGCTAGTATACCACAGGTAGGGGTTGCCAATGCTACAACAGCAATTATTATTGGACAGGTATTAACCGCCATTGTCATCGACCATTTTGGCGCATTTGGCTTGACACAAATGGCCTATGGTTGGAATCAAATAGTTGGTCTTATCTTATTGGCCATTGGTGGCAAACTACTATTAAGTTAA